From Alteromonas sp. BL110:
ATTACACCGGACTTTATCACGGTTGATGGCGGTGAAGGAGGTACAGGTGCTGCGCCCCTTGAATATACCAATTCTATTGGCTTTCCTCTTCGTGAAGCACTCGCTTTTGTGGACGATTGTCTTACAGGTTTTGGTCTGCGTGACAAAATAAAAATAATTGCATCAGGTAAAATTATTACCGCCTTTCAGGTAGCCAAAAATCTGAGTTTGGGAGCAGATATTTGTAACAGCGCTAGGGGGATGATGCTGGCGCTTGGTTGTGTACAGTCGTTATCCTGCAATACAAATAAATGCCCCACCGGTGTAGCCACTCAAGACCCTAAGCTAGCAAAAGGTTTAAACGTGGAAGATAAGTATGAGCGTGTGTACCGCTTTCATAAAAAGACTATTCATGCGCTAATGGATATCTTGTCATCGACAGGCCATATTAGAACAAGTGAGTTAAACCGTACCCATATATTTAGGCGGGTTGACCAATGTAACATCGCTCGTTATGACGAAATCTTTCCGCTAGTTAAAACGGGAAGCTTTCTCACAGATGACGTGCCCGATAGGTTTAAACTTCATTTGAAAGAAGCAAATGCTCAAAGCTTTATGCCTTGTAGCCTGTTAGCTGAAATAGAAAAAGAGACGAAGGACGTATCATAGCGTTTATTTATGAATAAGCACATGAGCGGTGCAGGGTAAAAGTACTTTTTACAGAATTGTTTCACTAGGCCAATTACGTCGTTAATTAGCCGAAAAAAGTGCAAAAAAAGGAAAACGCCACTAAGCCAGGTTTTCAATCGAATCGAAATTCGTATGCTTGGCTTAGTGGTTCTTACCAACTAGATATGGTACTGCTACTCATTGGACTTTTCGGGAATACGCAATTGGTATAAGCGGTAGTCACTTGTTCTGTAAGGCGTTACTTTATATTTAGGCTGTAAGTATGCAACCAAATCAATAAGCTCAGATACAGTAAGTTCGTCATTCACCACTCGCATTAATGAAACACCGTCTTCGCTCGTAAAACTTGCAGGCTGACGAGGTGTAAGTTTGTGGGAGGGATTGATAATACTGGTAACTAATTCAGCATATGTTTTGACTCGGCCACTACTTCCGCCTAATGGAATGGGCGCTGCCACTAAATACTTGGCGTCCTCCCGCTCTTTTTCTCCCGCAATCCTATGACAGTCTTGGCACTGATACTTTTTAAATACTTTTGCGCCTTGTTCCATATTACCTTCAGGTAAACTAAAACCTCGTGGCGACTTTGCCCCTTGGTCACAAGCAAAGAGTAAAAGCGTAGCTAAAACTAATATCATTGTTTTCATATCGTTCCCCTCACACGTTTAACGTTTGTAAAAAGCTATGTGCATAAACTAAGTATGAACAAGTTTGCAATCTGAACATTGACCTAGCGCAAAGAATATATATTTGTAAGGCTCTATTATGTGAAGTACTAAACGATAGATGCCGCGATGATCTTAACAATGCAAGGCTGAGGAGCGTAAAAGTGCAAAGCTATGAAACAATACTAGTACCCATCGATATATATTCTGATCACGAACTTGTAGTGGAAAAAGCGATTGCTATAGCCGGTAATAGCCATAAGGTTCATTTGCTATATGTCGCTTATCCACAAACTAATGTTGAGCCTTATGGTTTATTCTTAGAAAGAGACTTTTCCGAAGAGGTAAGAGAGCAGGCACAAAGGCTCTTAAAGGATGTCGCCGCAAAACACGATATTCCTTACAGCCACATAAACGTTGAAATAGGTTCGCCAGCGGATGAAATTCATCACATGGCTGAGAAAATTAATGCAGACCTTATTGTTGTAGGAACCCATGGCCAAAGCGGCCTAAGGCTACTGCTGGGCTCCACAGCTAATGCGGTTTTACATGGCGTAAAAACCGACGTACTAGCTGTGAAAGTATAAACCAATACTGCGATTGATAAACAAATAAGACCTTTTTAAAAAGCTTTGATTTTTTTATCGCAACATTCTAAGACTAGACTTCTAATGGTACTTTCTAGGTTTTTTATATGTGAATAATGTACAGACGTCTCACCGCCCTCGTTGATGTCTTTTATTGTAAATACGACATCATCACCGCGAGAAGTAACACAAATTCGAACATAATCGTCAGTCTGCGCAAGGGGCACATGAAGATACAATGGCTCGTTATTTGATTTTAAATAATCAATCGCAGCCTCTTGCGATTTAAAGGGGTCTTGCTTTTCCGGTTGAACTTTCCATGAAGAAGAGGGAACAACCAATTCCGCGAGTAATTTTCCATGTTTAGTATCGATACCGCTACTCATATATAACTCCTTTATTCTGGGCGTTCTAGTTTATTTGTAACAACACTACTTAGTGTAAGTCGTAACACAAACTAGTGAAAATATTCTAATCATGCATAATCAATACGCACGTTATGGCAATTCAGATTGGTATGATGATAAAGAGAGTAGGTGAATGAGAATCTAAACGCCAAATCTAGTTACGCGTAACTAGTAATGGTTATATCTTTTTGTTTTGTTTATATT
This genomic window contains:
- a CDS encoding universal stress protein, which encodes MQSYETILVPIDIYSDHELVVEKAIAIAGNSHKVHLLYVAYPQTNVEPYGLFLERDFSEEVREQAQRLLKDVAAKHDIPYSHINVEIGSPADEIHHMAEKINADLIVVGTHGQSGLRLLLGSTANAVLHGVKTDVLAVKV
- a CDS encoding c-type cytochrome, whose translation is MKTMILVLATLLLFACDQGAKSPRGFSLPEGNMEQGAKVFKKYQCQDCHRIAGEKEREDAKYLVAAPIPLGGSSGRVKTYAELVTSIINPSHKLTPRQPASFTSEDGVSLMRVVNDELTVSELIDLVAYLQPKYKVTPYRTSDYRLYQLRIPEKSNE